A genomic window from Emys orbicularis isolate rEmyOrb1 chromosome 8, rEmyOrb1.hap1, whole genome shotgun sequence includes:
- the PHGDH gene encoding D-3-phosphoglycerate dehydrogenase → MAFATLSKVLLSDNLDPCCKQLLQAGGIQALDKPNLSREQLLAEIQDCDGLIVRSATKVTADVIQAAEKLQVIGRAGTGVDNVDVEAATRKGILVMNTPTGNSLSAAELTCGMILSLARQIPQAAASMKEGKWDRKKFMGMELHGKTLGILGLGRIGREVAIRMQAFGMKTIGYDPIITSEDSAAFGVQQLPLEQIWPLCDFITVHTPLLPSTTGLLNDSTFAKCRWGVQVVNCARGGIVDEGALLRALQSGQCGGAGLDVFTEEPPRDRTLVNHPNVISCPHLGASTREAQSRCGKEIALQFVDLAQGKALAGVVNGQALSSALEPQTKPWIALAKALGVLLQTLASPVKGSVQVSTLGAPLQKAGSYLSPAVATGLLEGAAQKDVNLVNGLLLAQEAGLKVTATHSNAVPEPYSGDSLLQVTLQGTPSRLMGSVQGSTPILQELNGANFKQPVPLTGHLLLYRAKAANASTLPAVIGLLGKARVQLQSYHSSYAVAGEQWSILGISSAVGALGDVEQHVTEVFQLTL, encoded by the exons ATGGCCTTCGCCACCCTGAGCAAGGTGCTGCTCAGCGACAACCTGGACCCCTGCtgcaagcagctgctgcaggccGGCGGCATCCAGGCGCTGGACAAGCCCAACCTGAGCCGGGAGCAGCTGCTGGCGGAGatccag GACTGCGATGGGCTCATTGTCCGCTCAGCGACCAAAGTGACCGCGGACGTCATCCAGGCCGCTGAGAAGCTGCAGGTGATCGGGCGGGCGGGCACCGGCGTCGACAATGTGGACGTGGAGGCAGCTACGAGGAAGGGCATCCTGGTGATGAA CACGCCCACCGGGAACAGCCTGAGCGCAGCGGAGCTCACCTGCGGGATGATCCTGAGCCTGGCCAG GCAAATCCCCCAAGCAGCCGCCTCGATGAAGGAGGGGAAGTGGGACCGCAAGAAG TTCATGGGAATGGAGCTTCACGGGAAAACCCTGGGCATCCTGGGCCTTGGCCGCATCGGGAGAGAAGTGGCCATCAGGATGCAGGCCTTCGGGATGAAG ACCATAGGGTACGATCCCATCATCACATCCGAGGACTCGGCTGCCTTCGGAGTGCAGCAGCTGCCCTTGGAGCAGATCTGGCCCCTGTGCGACTTCATCACGGTGCACACGCCGCTCCTGCCCTCCACCACAG GGTTACTGAATGACAGCACCTTTGCCAAGTGCCGGTGGGGTGTGCAGGTGGTGAACTGTGCCCGAGGGGGCATTGTGGATGAGGGGGCACTGCTTCGGGCACTGCAGTCTGGCCAGTGTGGGGGGGCCGGCCTCGACGTCTTCACTGAG GAGCCACCCCGGGACCGCACCCTGGTGAACCATCCCAATGTGATCAGCTGCCCTCACCTGGGCGCCAGCACCCGGGAAGCACAGAGTCGCTGTGGCAAAGAAATCGCCCTTCAGTTTGTGGACCTGGCCCAGGGGAAGGCGCTGGCTGGCGTG GTAAACGGCCAGGCTCTCAGCAGCGCCTTGGAACCTCAGACCAAGCCCTGGATCGCCCTGGCTAAAGCCCTGGGTGTGCTGCTGCAGACATTGGCCAGCCCAGTGAAGGGAAGCGTGCAGGTCTCCACACTGG gAGCGCCTTTGCAGAAGGCCGGGAGTTACCTGAGCCCTGCCGTGGCTACCGGCCTGCTAGAAGGAGCAGCACAAAAGGATGTGAACCTGGTGAAcgggctgctgctggcccaggaggCTGGGCTAAAG GTCACGGCCACTCACAGCAACGCAGTGCCAGAGCCGTACAGCGGTGACAGCCTCCTGCAGGTCACCCTACAGGGGACCCCCTCCAGGCTAATGGGCTCGGTCCAAGGCAGCACCCCCATCCTGCAGGAGCTCAACGGAGCCAACTTCAAGCAGCCAGTTCCTCTCACCGGCCACCTGCTGCTCTACAGAGCCAAAGCTGCCAACGCCAGCACACTGCCCGCAGTGATCG ggctgctggggaaggCTCGGGTACAGCTCCAGTCCTACCACAGCTCCTATGCTGTGGCGGGAGAACAGTGGAGCATCTTGGGAATCTCTTCAGCGGTCGGGGCCCTCGGTGACGTGGAGCAGCATGTGACAGAGGTCTTCCAGCTCACGCTCTAG
- the HMGCS2 gene encoding hydroxymethylglutaryl-CoA synthase, mitochondrial, with protein MFRLFSQTRRCLQVKRALQRQEGPLRPAHLTAAAQQASFSTASVEHLSQSDSWPKDVGILALEVYFPSQYIEQVELEKYDGVEAGKYTLGLGQKQMGFCSAHEDINSLCLTVVQRLVERSRLSWDSIGRLEVGTETIIDKSKAVKTVLMQLFQDSGNTDVEGIDTTNACYGGTASLFNSVDWVESSSWDGRYAMVVCGDIAVYATGNARPTGGAGAVAMLVGPEAPLVLERGVRGTHMEHVYDFYKPDMASEYPMVDGKLSIQCYFRALDQCYSVYRKKIQSQWQKVGVDKPFTLEDFQFMIFHTPFCKLVQKSVGRMMLNDFLAAPNPDTQSGLYKGLQAFRGVKLEDTYSDKDVEKAFQKASLEMFNQKTKPSLLLSSRNGNMYTPSMYGCLASLLAQYSAQQLAGSRIGAFSYGSGLAASLFSMRVSQDTAPGSPLDKLVSSLSDLQTRLDARKRVPPEEFAEIMKQREESHHLVNHTPQGSKDDLFPGTWYLERVDDKHRRQYARRPL; from the exons ATGTTCCGTCTCTTCAGTCAAACCAGGCGCTGTTTGCAAGTGAAGCGAGCGCTGCAGAGACAGGAGGGGCCCCTTCGGCCAGCACACCTCACAGCTGCCGCACAGCAGGCCAG TTTCTCCACCGCCTCTGTGGAGCACTTGTCTCAGTCGGACTCATGGCCGAAGGACGTGGGCATTCTCGCGCTGGAGGTTTACTTCCCTTCGCAGTACATAGAACAAGTGGAGCTGGAGAAGTATGATGGCGTGGAAGCCGGGAAGTACACCCTGGGCCTGGGCCAGAAGCAGATGGGCTTCTGCTCAGCCCACGAGGACATTAACTCCCTATGCCTGACCGTGGTGCAGCGCCTTGTGGAACGCAGCCGTCTCTCCTGGGACTCCATTGGCCGGCTGGAGGTCGGCACGGAGACCATCATTGACAAGTCCAAGGCCGTCAAGACAGTCCTAATGCAGCTCTTCCAGGACTCGGGGAACACGGACGTCGAAGGCATCGACACCACCAACGCCTGCTatggaggcacagcctccctctTCAACTCTGTTGACTGGGTGGAATCCAGCTCCTGGGATG GGCGCTATGCAATGGTGGTCTGTGGTGACATTGCAGTCTATGCCACTGGCAATGCCCGTCCCACGGGAGGGGCAGGAGCTGTAGCAATGCTGGTTGGACCAGAGGCCCCTCTGGTGCTAGAGAGAG GTGTTCGGGGAACCCACATGGAACATGTATATGATTTCTACAAACCAGACATGGCTTCAGAGTATCCCATGGTGGATGGGAAACTCTCTATCCAGTGCTATTTCCGGGCCCTGGATCAATGCTATTCTGTCTACCGCAAGAAAATCCAGAGCCAGTGGCAGAAAG TGGGGGTGGACAAACCTTTTACCCTGGAAGACTTCCAGTTCATGATCTTCCACACGCCCTTCTGCAAACTGGTGCAGAAGTCTGTGGGGCGAATGATGCTCAACGACTTCCTAGCAGCTCCCAACCCTGACACGCAGAGCGGCCTCTACAAAGGGCTGCAGGCCTTCAG ggggGTGAAGCTGGAAGACACCTACTCTGACAAGGACGTGGAGAAGGCCTTTCAGAAAGCTAGCCTGGAAATGTTCAACCAGAAAACCAAGCCCTCGCTGCTCCTCTCCTCTCGCAACGGCAACATGTACACCCCGTCCATGTATGGCTGCCTCGCCTCCCTCCTCGCACA ATACTCTGCTCAGCAGCTGGCTGGctccaggattggggccttctCCTATGGCTCGGGATTGGCTGCAAGCTTGTTTTCCATGCGCGTCTCGCAGGATACTGCCCCGG GTTCTCCCCTGGATAAGCTGGTCTCCAGCCTCTCTGACCTGCAGACTCGCCTGGATGCCCGGAAGCGTGTCCCCCCGGAGGAGTTTGCAGAGATCATGAAGCAGAGAGAGGAAAGCCATCACCTGG tGAACCACACTCCCCAGGGCTCTAAAGACGACCTGTTCCCTGGCACCTGGTACCTGGAGCGAGTTGATGACAAACATCGCCGGCAGTATGCCAGGAGGCCACTCTAG